The following proteins are encoded in a genomic region of Hirundo rustica isolate bHirRus1 chromosome 15, bHirRus1.pri.v3, whole genome shotgun sequence:
- the TBC1D24 gene encoding TBC1 domain family member 24 isoform X3 — protein sequence MDEYSPFVDWDRMDVSAQSQDTKELTCTDFHELKQLARQGYWAKNHSLRAKMYHKLISNIPCRTVTPDANVYRDIVVKIIGKRSSGSLPLPEFVDNSLIPTYCLNAEGVGAIRKIILCIANQFPDISFCPALPSVIALLLHYSKDEAECFEQVCRILACNDPSKRLIDQTFLAFESSCMTFGDLVNKYCQAAHKLMVAVSEDVLEVYSDWQRWLFGELPMAYIARVFDVFLVEGYKVLYRVALALLKFFHKVRAGQPMESDSIQQDIRAFVRDIAKSVSPERLLEKAFAIRLFSRKEIQLLQMANEKALQQKGITVKQKSLAPPKRQNVHLAVHAENFKSEIVSVKEMRDIWSWIPERFALCQPLLLFTTLEHGCSLSRFYSHSEGHEPTLLLIKTTAKEVCGAYLSTDWSERRRGGNKLSFFGTGECFVFRVLKNDQGLENKASTFLSHWPG from the exons ATGGATGAATACAGTCCTTTTGTGGACTGGGACAGGATGGATGTGAGTGCCCAGAGCCAGGATACAAAAGAGCTCACCTGCACAGACTTCCATGAACTCAAGCAGCTGGCCCGGCAGGGCTACTGGGCCAAAAACCACTCTCTGAGAGCCAAAATGTACCACAAACTCATCAGCAATATCCCGTGCCGTACAGTGACCCCAGATGCAAACGTGTACCGGGACATTGTGGTGAAGATCATTGGAAAACGCAGCAGCGGCTCCCTTCCGCTGCCGGAGTTCGTGGACAACAGCCTGATCCCTACGTATTGCCTGAATGCAGAGGGTGTTGGGGCCATCAGGAAGATCATTCTGTGCATCGCCAATCAGTTTCCAGACATCTCGTTCTGCCCGGCGCTGCCCTCGGTGATTGCGCTGCTCCTGCACTACAGCAAGGACGAGGCCGAGTGCTTTGAGCAGGTCTGTCGCATCCTGGCTTGCAACGACCCGTCCAAGCGGCTCATTGACCAGACCTTCCTGGCCTTCGAGTCCTCCTGCATGACCTTTGGGGACCTGGTGAACAAGTACTGCCAGGCAGCCCACAAGCTGATGGTGGCAGTGTCCGAGGACGTGCTGGAGGTGTACTCGGACTGGCAGCGGTGGCTCTTTGGAGAGCTGCCCATGGCATACATTGCACGGGTCTTTGATGTCTTCCTGGTGGAAGGGTACAAAGTTCTCTATCGCGTCGCGCTGGCtcttctgaaattctttcaCAAAGTCAGAGCTGGGCAGCCCATGGAGTCTGACAGCATCCAGCAGGACATTCGAGCCTTCGTGAGGGACATCGCCAAGTCGGTGTCCCCAGAGAGGCTCTTGGAAAAAGCCTTTGCTATCCGCCTTTTCTCTCGGAAGGAgatccagctcctgcagatgGCCAATGAGAAAGCTTTGCAGCAGAAGGGCATCACGGTCAAACAGAAAAG TCTTGCACCTCCCAAAAG GCAGAATGTGCACTTGGCTGTTCACGCTGAGAACTTCAAATCAGAAATTGTCAGTGTAAAGGAGATGCGGGATATCTGGTCATGGATCCCAGAGCGATTTGCActgtgccagcccctcctgctTTTCACCACCTTGGAACATGGCTGTAGTCTGAGCCG GTTCTATTCCCACAGTGAGGGACATGAACCAACTCTGCTCCTCATCAAGACAACAGCAAAAGAG GTGTGTGGGGCTTACCTGTCCACTGACTGGAGCGAGCGCCGTCGAGGAGGGAACAAGCTGAGTTTCTTTGGAACTGGGGAGTGCTTTGTGTTTAGG gttttgaagaatgaccagggattggagaacaaggcttCTACCTTTCtatcccactggccaggctag
- the TBC1D24 gene encoding TBC1 domain family member 24 isoform X2, with protein sequence MDEYSPFVDWDRMDVSAQSQDTKELTCTDFHELKQLARQGYWAKNHSLRAKMYHKLISNIPCRTVTPDANVYRDIVVKIIGKRSSGSLPLPEFVDNSLIPTYCLNAEGVGAIRKIILCIANQFPDISFCPALPSVIALLLHYSKDEAECFEQVCRILACNDPSKRLIDQTFLAFESSCMTFGDLVNKYCQAAHKLMVAVSEDVLEVYSDWQRWLFGELPMAYIARVFDVFLVEGYKVLYRVALALLKFFHKVRAGQPMESDSIQQDIRAFVRDIAKSVSPERLLEKAFAIRLFSRKEIQLLQMANEKALQQKGITVKQKRQNVHLAVHAENFKSEIVSVKEMRDIWSWIPERFALCQPLLLFTTLEHGCSLSRFYSHSEGHEPTLLLIKTTAKEVCGAYLSTDWSERRRGGNKLSFFGTGECFVFRLQPEVERYEWVIIKHPELASTGSETENHAQPASSTLSSSSNPSDRLSPFLAARHFNLPSKTASMFMAGSSECIIVGGGDGQALYLDADLNHGRTSHCNTFNNQPLCSESFQISILEVWGFRDTMSG encoded by the exons ATGGATGAATACAGTCCTTTTGTGGACTGGGACAGGATGGATGTGAGTGCCCAGAGCCAGGATACAAAAGAGCTCACCTGCACAGACTTCCATGAACTCAAGCAGCTGGCCCGGCAGGGCTACTGGGCCAAAAACCACTCTCTGAGAGCCAAAATGTACCACAAACTCATCAGCAATATCCCGTGCCGTACAGTGACCCCAGATGCAAACGTGTACCGGGACATTGTGGTGAAGATCATTGGAAAACGCAGCAGCGGCTCCCTTCCGCTGCCGGAGTTCGTGGACAACAGCCTGATCCCTACGTATTGCCTGAATGCAGAGGGTGTTGGGGCCATCAGGAAGATCATTCTGTGCATCGCCAATCAGTTTCCAGACATCTCGTTCTGCCCGGCGCTGCCCTCGGTGATTGCGCTGCTCCTGCACTACAGCAAGGACGAGGCCGAGTGCTTTGAGCAGGTCTGTCGCATCCTGGCTTGCAACGACCCGTCCAAGCGGCTCATTGACCAGACCTTCCTGGCCTTCGAGTCCTCCTGCATGACCTTTGGGGACCTGGTGAACAAGTACTGCCAGGCAGCCCACAAGCTGATGGTGGCAGTGTCCGAGGACGTGCTGGAGGTGTACTCGGACTGGCAGCGGTGGCTCTTTGGAGAGCTGCCCATGGCATACATTGCACGGGTCTTTGATGTCTTCCTGGTGGAAGGGTACAAAGTTCTCTATCGCGTCGCGCTGGCtcttctgaaattctttcaCAAAGTCAGAGCTGGGCAGCCCATGGAGTCTGACAGCATCCAGCAGGACATTCGAGCCTTCGTGAGGGACATCGCCAAGTCGGTGTCCCCAGAGAGGCTCTTGGAAAAAGCCTTTGCTATCCGCCTTTTCTCTCGGAAGGAgatccagctcctgcagatgGCCAATGAGAAAGCTTTGCAGCAGAAGGGCATCACGGTCAAACAGAAAAG GCAGAATGTGCACTTGGCTGTTCACGCTGAGAACTTCAAATCAGAAATTGTCAGTGTAAAGGAGATGCGGGATATCTGGTCATGGATCCCAGAGCGATTTGCActgtgccagcccctcctgctTTTCACCACCTTGGAACATGGCTGTAGTCTGAGCCG GTTCTATTCCCACAGTGAGGGACATGAACCAACTCTGCTCCTCATCAAGACAACAGCAAAAGAG GTGTGTGGGGCTTACCTGTCCACTGACTGGAGCGAGCGCCGTCGAGGAGGGAACAAGCTGAGTTTCTTTGGAACTGGGGAGTGCTTTGTGTTTAGG ctgcagccagaagTGGAACGCTACGAGTGGGTGATCATAAAACACCCAGAACTAGCCTCGACTGGATCAGAGACAGAAAACCATGCCCAACCAGCTTCTAGCACCCTTTCCTCCAGCAGCAACCCCTCAGATCGCCTTTCTCCCTTCTTAGCAGCTAGGCACTTCAATTTGCCTTCCAAAACAGCCTCCATGTTCATGGCTGGCAGCAGCGAGTGCATCATTGTAG GAGGTGGTGATGGCCAAGCTCTGTATCTCGATGCAGACCTGAACCACGGGAGAACCAGCCACTGCAACACTTTCAATAACCAGCCACTGTGCTCTGAGAGCTTTCAGATCTCCATCCTGGAGGTGTGGGGCTTCAGGGACACCATGAGTGGTTGA
- the TBC1D24 gene encoding TBC1 domain family member 24 isoform X1 translates to MDEYSPFVDWDRMDVSAQSQDTKELTCTDFHELKQLARQGYWAKNHSLRAKMYHKLISNIPCRTVTPDANVYRDIVVKIIGKRSSGSLPLPEFVDNSLIPTYCLNAEGVGAIRKIILCIANQFPDISFCPALPSVIALLLHYSKDEAECFEQVCRILACNDPSKRLIDQTFLAFESSCMTFGDLVNKYCQAAHKLMVAVSEDVLEVYSDWQRWLFGELPMAYIARVFDVFLVEGYKVLYRVALALLKFFHKVRAGQPMESDSIQQDIRAFVRDIAKSVSPERLLEKAFAIRLFSRKEIQLLQMANEKALQQKGITVKQKSLAPPKRQNVHLAVHAENFKSEIVSVKEMRDIWSWIPERFALCQPLLLFTTLEHGCSLSRFYSHSEGHEPTLLLIKTTAKEVCGAYLSTDWSERRRGGNKLSFFGTGECFVFRLQPEVERYEWVIIKHPELASTGSETENHAQPASSTLSSSSNPSDRLSPFLAARHFNLPSKTASMFMAGSSECIIVGGGDGQALYLDADLNHGRTSHCNTFNNQPLCSESFQISILEVWGFRDTMSG, encoded by the exons ATGGATGAATACAGTCCTTTTGTGGACTGGGACAGGATGGATGTGAGTGCCCAGAGCCAGGATACAAAAGAGCTCACCTGCACAGACTTCCATGAACTCAAGCAGCTGGCCCGGCAGGGCTACTGGGCCAAAAACCACTCTCTGAGAGCCAAAATGTACCACAAACTCATCAGCAATATCCCGTGCCGTACAGTGACCCCAGATGCAAACGTGTACCGGGACATTGTGGTGAAGATCATTGGAAAACGCAGCAGCGGCTCCCTTCCGCTGCCGGAGTTCGTGGACAACAGCCTGATCCCTACGTATTGCCTGAATGCAGAGGGTGTTGGGGCCATCAGGAAGATCATTCTGTGCATCGCCAATCAGTTTCCAGACATCTCGTTCTGCCCGGCGCTGCCCTCGGTGATTGCGCTGCTCCTGCACTACAGCAAGGACGAGGCCGAGTGCTTTGAGCAGGTCTGTCGCATCCTGGCTTGCAACGACCCGTCCAAGCGGCTCATTGACCAGACCTTCCTGGCCTTCGAGTCCTCCTGCATGACCTTTGGGGACCTGGTGAACAAGTACTGCCAGGCAGCCCACAAGCTGATGGTGGCAGTGTCCGAGGACGTGCTGGAGGTGTACTCGGACTGGCAGCGGTGGCTCTTTGGAGAGCTGCCCATGGCATACATTGCACGGGTCTTTGATGTCTTCCTGGTGGAAGGGTACAAAGTTCTCTATCGCGTCGCGCTGGCtcttctgaaattctttcaCAAAGTCAGAGCTGGGCAGCCCATGGAGTCTGACAGCATCCAGCAGGACATTCGAGCCTTCGTGAGGGACATCGCCAAGTCGGTGTCCCCAGAGAGGCTCTTGGAAAAAGCCTTTGCTATCCGCCTTTTCTCTCGGAAGGAgatccagctcctgcagatgGCCAATGAGAAAGCTTTGCAGCAGAAGGGCATCACGGTCAAACAGAAAAG TCTTGCACCTCCCAAAAG GCAGAATGTGCACTTGGCTGTTCACGCTGAGAACTTCAAATCAGAAATTGTCAGTGTAAAGGAGATGCGGGATATCTGGTCATGGATCCCAGAGCGATTTGCActgtgccagcccctcctgctTTTCACCACCTTGGAACATGGCTGTAGTCTGAGCCG GTTCTATTCCCACAGTGAGGGACATGAACCAACTCTGCTCCTCATCAAGACAACAGCAAAAGAG GTGTGTGGGGCTTACCTGTCCACTGACTGGAGCGAGCGCCGTCGAGGAGGGAACAAGCTGAGTTTCTTTGGAACTGGGGAGTGCTTTGTGTTTAGG ctgcagccagaagTGGAACGCTACGAGTGGGTGATCATAAAACACCCAGAACTAGCCTCGACTGGATCAGAGACAGAAAACCATGCCCAACCAGCTTCTAGCACCCTTTCCTCCAGCAGCAACCCCTCAGATCGCCTTTCTCCCTTCTTAGCAGCTAGGCACTTCAATTTGCCTTCCAAAACAGCCTCCATGTTCATGGCTGGCAGCAGCGAGTGCATCATTGTAG GAGGTGGTGATGGCCAAGCTCTGTATCTCGATGCAGACCTGAACCACGGGAGAACCAGCCACTGCAACACTTTCAATAACCAGCCACTGTGCTCTGAGAGCTTTCAGATCTCCATCCTGGAGGTGTGGGGCTTCAGGGACACCATGAGTGGTTGA